One genomic region from Fictibacillus marinisediminis encodes:
- a CDS encoding peroxiredoxin — MSMPYDGNQPYPKPSVEQFNTCSPQPYCAGLGDIAPVFTAPSIQDGEIKDVRLEDYRGKWVILFFYGSDFTFVUPTELAAVAALYGEFKKLKTEVLGISTDSVFSHKVFKEVSPLAGKVQYPLVSDRNHLISRAYRVLDVQSGASVRATIIVGPDGFIASKLIYPSDVGRNAYEILRLIQALQYGENSKTSIPANWVPGMPGLTMNTEDIGRF, encoded by the coding sequence ATGAGCATGCCGTATGATGGGAATCAGCCTTATCCAAAACCATCCGTGGAACAATTCAACACGTGCAGCCCTCAGCCTTATTGCGCGGGGCTTGGCGATATCGCTCCCGTGTTTACTGCACCTTCTATTCAAGACGGCGAGATCAAGGATGTTCGCCTGGAGGATTACCGCGGCAAGTGGGTCATTTTATTCTTTTACGGCAGTGACTTCACCTTCGTCTGACCAACAGAACTAGCGGCGGTCGCCGCTTTATACGGTGAGTTCAAGAAGTTGAAAACCGAAGTGCTCGGCATCAGTACAGACAGCGTGTTTTCTCATAAAGTATTTAAAGAAGTTTCTCCTCTCGCTGGTAAAGTACAATATCCGCTCGTCAGCGACCGGAACCATCTCATCAGCCGCGCCTACAGAGTGCTGGATGTCCAAAGCGGTGCTTCCGTCCGGGCTACAATCATCGTCGGCCCCGACGGCTTTATTGCCAGCAAACTCATCTATCCTTCCGATGTCGGCCGGAATGCATACGAAATTCTGCGGCTAATTCAAGCCCTCCAATACGGTGAAAACTCCAAAACAAGCATCCCGGCAAACTGGGTTCCAGGCATGCCCGGCCTCACCATGAACACCGAAGATATTGGAAGGTTTTGA
- a CDS encoding spore coat protein: MRQMNPYGYGQYPQQYGMQPGMGYGQPGYPGYPGQAYGPGGYPVAGYPGMAPGYGQGVYGGYPIQNPAYPQQYTKPPQGGGGCGCGGR; this comes from the coding sequence ATGCGTCAGATGAATCCTTACGGGTACGGACAGTATCCGCAGCAGTACGGCATGCAGCCTGGAATGGGCTATGGACAGCCAGGCTATCCCGGTTATCCTGGCCAAGCTTACGGCCCGGGCGGATATCCGGTAGCAGGTTATCCTGGTATGGCCCCGGGCTATGGCCAAGGTGTTTACGGAGGCTACCCTATACAGAATCCTGCATACCCTCAGCAGTACACAAAACCGCCTCAAGGCGGCGGAGGATGCGGCTGTGGAGGCAGATAA
- a CDS encoding Hsp20/alpha crystallin family protein, producing MPENGGPIMPFFNEKSLGTWVKSLEQFIDKSFEHYQTMVDHLSFPLEIQETKNEFIAYANLENYDQSQIQIEVLERALKIIAFASESNRFADDKNNITQYKQANKRVERLVPLPFAVKQEDVRATYGNGVLKIRVKKRKPSAHYIDIQPEIEG from the coding sequence ATGCCTGAAAATGGCGGACCCATCATGCCATTCTTTAATGAAAAGTCATTGGGAACGTGGGTAAAATCTTTAGAACAATTCATTGATAAAAGCTTTGAGCATTACCAGACAATGGTCGACCATTTATCGTTTCCATTAGAGATTCAGGAGACCAAAAATGAGTTTATTGCCTACGCCAACCTCGAAAACTATGATCAAAGCCAAATTCAGATCGAGGTGCTGGAACGAGCACTTAAAATTATTGCATTTGCTTCTGAATCCAATCGCTTTGCCGATGATAAAAACAATATCACTCAATACAAACAGGCGAATAAACGAGTCGAGCGACTTGTCCCGCTTCCTTTTGCTGTAAAACAGGAAGACGTGCGAGCCACGTATGGGAACGGTGTCTTAAAAATACGTGTTAAAAAAAGAAAGCCTTCAGCCCACTATATTGATATTCAGCCTGAAATTGAAGGATAA
- a CDS encoding spore germination protein, with the protein MPSLIVGPVTISSVQADGVVNFGDTLVINPKSTSKGYSGSGGGNTGNFLQTVTFISSTNTLDTDAVDSNVAGNA; encoded by the coding sequence TTGCCATCACTGATCGTGGGGCCTGTAACCATTTCCTCTGTGCAAGCCGATGGAGTAGTTAACTTTGGTGACACCCTTGTCATTAACCCTAAAAGCACAAGCAAAGGGTATAGCGGCTCTGGAGGCGGAAATACAGGCAATTTCCTGCAAACCGTTACATTTATCAGTTCGACCAACACATTAGATACAGATGCTGTTGATTCGAACGTTGCCGGCAACGCCTAA
- a CDS encoding spore germination protein, protein MPGIVGSINIASVSSSSIVHIGDVQAINPISNAKTFAGAGSFNTGENIRTNTGYNLTNTYDMDQFDNTNIANN, encoded by the coding sequence TTGCCTGGAATCGTAGGGAGTATTAATATTGCCTCAGTTTCGAGCAGCTCCATTGTCCATATCGGGGATGTTCAGGCCATCAATCCTATCAGCAATGCGAAGACCTTTGCAGGCGCTGGGTCGTTTAACACGGGCGAGAACATAAGGACGAACACGGGCTACAACCTCACGAATACGTACGATATGGATCAGTTCGATAATACGAATATTGCAAATAACTAG
- the gerPC gene encoding spore germination protein GerPC, with the protein MSDSYNQYYYIQQMQGQLQCLQDKVCELEKQIEELTKDMKKVKDQPTTQIQYSFDQLKIERLDGTLNIGLSSESDGKNMVDDFSVGGESIAVGGSKPPSDALSSSREYTEILANLEEYMNIEAPEDITKIEEEQEHKLDESYRELILNDIRTQLPGRLEHYLQKYSPQNQEGILLVENKVKGDVYKGIEHFIISLKNNNIGGENHEISSDQS; encoded by the coding sequence ATGTCGGATAGCTATAATCAATACTATTATATCCAGCAGATGCAGGGGCAGCTTCAATGCCTGCAAGATAAAGTTTGTGAACTGGAAAAGCAGATTGAAGAATTGACCAAGGATATGAAGAAAGTAAAAGACCAGCCGACCACACAAATCCAATATTCTTTTGATCAGCTGAAAATTGAGAGGCTTGACGGAACGCTGAACATTGGGCTGAGCTCTGAAAGTGACGGCAAAAACATGGTGGATGATTTTTCAGTGGGTGGAGAATCCATCGCAGTTGGCGGCAGCAAACCACCCTCGGACGCCCTGAGTTCAAGTCGGGAATACACAGAAATCTTGGCAAACCTTGAAGAATACATGAACATTGAGGCACCGGAAGACATAACCAAAATAGAAGAGGAACAAGAACATAAACTGGATGAATCTTATCGTGAACTGATTTTGAATGATATACGGACACAGCTTCCGGGAAGGCTGGAGCATTACCTTCAAAAATATTCTCCGCAAAACCAAGAGGGCATATTGCTCGTTGAGAATAAAGTCAAAGGTGATGTTTACAAAGGAATCGAGCATTTCATCATAAGCTTAAAGAACAATAACATCGGAGGCGAGAATCATGAGATTTCAAGTGATCAATCATGA
- a CDS encoding spore gernimation protein GerPD has product MRFQVINHELTVDYLRMVGVSSSSLVLVGDAGHIMLASMFDTPPESIVVGTSLVPLGI; this is encoded by the coding sequence ATGAGATTTCAAGTGATCAATCATGAGCTGACTGTTGATTATCTCAGAATGGTTGGGGTGAGCAGCTCTTCACTCGTATTGGTTGGGGACGCGGGACATATCATGCTGGCTTCCATGTTTGATACTCCTCCGGAATCAATCGTGGTCGGAACTTCTCTCGTTCCATTAGGAATCTAG
- a CDS encoding spore germination protein GerPE has product MIPRTSEVKHINIRSILFSSIVNIGDTDQFAAFSQALAIQKYEPTYDSALSGIINFPNYQAFTIPRPRVTPPKEVTMESYNDPAYIRVGVIDILGISAAAMLHVGGIQNIDLESRVKHIRDYRTNPDPKNLELVTLSPVSRYRQLQVEVREESP; this is encoded by the coding sequence ATGATCCCGAGGACATCAGAAGTCAAACATATCAATATCCGTTCGATTTTGTTTTCATCCATCGTAAATATTGGGGATACAGACCAGTTTGCTGCCTTTTCACAGGCACTGGCCATTCAGAAATATGAACCGACTTACGATTCGGCGTTAAGCGGAATCATCAATTTTCCAAACTACCAGGCGTTTACTATACCGCGTCCAAGGGTTACGCCGCCGAAAGAAGTCACTATGGAATCATATAATGATCCTGCTTATATCCGAGTAGGGGTTATTGATATTTTGGGTATATCAGCAGCCGCAATGCTTCATGTTGGCGGTATTCAAAACATCGACCTCGAGTCAAGGGTTAAGCATATAAGGGATTATCGAACCAATCCTGACCCGAAAAACCTGGAGCTCGTTACTTTATCACCGGTTTCAAGATATCGGCAACTCCAAGTGGAAGTGAGGGAGGAATCACCTTGA
- a CDS encoding spore germination protein GerPB, producing the protein MNLFVNQTITIYQLKVQGIQNSSVLQIGSAGMIRPVSNLYNTGGFTGEAPPLAAAPTVELPAPS; encoded by the coding sequence TTGAATCTGTTTGTTAACCAGACGATAACCATCTACCAGTTAAAGGTACAGGGGATTCAGAATTCATCTGTCTTGCAGATCGGCAGTGCGGGCATGATCCGGCCTGTTTCCAACTTGTACAATACAGGAGGCTTCACCGGGGAAGCCCCTCCGCTTGCTGCGGCCCCTACTGTCGAACTCCCTGCACCTTCCTAA
- a CDS encoding Hsp20/alpha crystallin family protein, with amino-acid sequence MDSWKQMMEWKKFADQYLGQNFFSPYQQQEDTQRQQQSQPQEERGFPAVNIYESENELLCIAAIPGLEKAEDVDVYVDDRCVHLKGKTNLIGGKYRIAKEEFGSGAFSREVELPYRVRSDTIHATYKKGFLYIKLYRLPADRQKPKKVDIRRFDD; translated from the coding sequence TTGGACTCATGGAAACAGATGATGGAGTGGAAGAAATTTGCTGATCAGTACCTTGGCCAAAATTTCTTTTCTCCTTACCAGCAGCAGGAAGATACACAGAGGCAGCAGCAGTCCCAGCCTCAAGAAGAGCGGGGATTTCCGGCTGTTAATATTTATGAATCTGAGAACGAGCTTTTATGCATTGCTGCCATTCCAGGCCTTGAGAAAGCGGAAGATGTGGATGTGTATGTGGATGACAGGTGCGTTCATCTAAAAGGAAAAACCAACTTGATCGGCGGAAAATATAGAATAGCCAAGGAGGAGTTCGGTTCAGGAGCCTTTAGCAGAGAAGTGGAACTGCCGTATCGGGTCCGCAGTGACACCATTCATGCGACGTATAAGAAAGGATTCTTGTACATTAAGCTTTATCGGCTGCCCGCCGATCGTCAAAAACCAAAAAAAGTAGACATCCGAAGATTTGATGATTGA
- the abc-f gene encoding ribosomal protection-like ABC-F family protein, translating into MLLLEAANIEKSYRDRLIIKLLEPLKINRGDRIGIVGLNGAGKSTLMNILAKEEAADTGSVHVFGRISSVLQFGDELVEKPSEALQRTWGIRDKALPTMSGGEKTRLKIASALEQRPDLLFLDEPTSHLDLQGIQQLETELKNFDGGVVLISHDRTFLDEICTKILEIENTVPTFYSGNYSAYREQKEHERTRQYFEYEEYTKEKQRLLEAAREKTQKVKSMKKKPSRMSYKEANLGRGRVKSKQAAMMKNVKAMEKRVEQLDKKEKPREMDAVQFDIQQFTPVHAKLAIQVKDAEKNIEDQLLFAGISFTVKPGSRIALAGHNGCGKSTLISMIKTDHPAVTLSKALKIGYFNQQLNILNEELSILENISENSPYTEEFIRTILARLLFKREDVHKKVSVLSGGEKVKTALTKVFLGDYNLLLLDEPTNYLDIFTREALESVLQEYPGTIVFATHDRQLMNALADHVLVFQNKSALFSEGNYDAFQQRAITPENAPSINQGERLALELELADIIGRLSMPRKGDQKEALEARYNELICKKKQGS; encoded by the coding sequence ATGCTTTTATTAGAAGCCGCAAATATTGAAAAATCATATCGTGATCGATTGATTATAAAACTTTTGGAGCCGCTGAAAATCAACAGAGGGGACAGGATTGGCATCGTTGGATTGAACGGAGCCGGAAAATCAACGCTGATGAACATTTTAGCAAAAGAAGAAGCCGCAGATACAGGCAGTGTTCATGTCTTCGGAAGAATTTCTTCTGTATTGCAATTTGGAGATGAGCTGGTAGAAAAGCCGTCGGAAGCTTTGCAAAGAACCTGGGGAATCAGGGACAAAGCACTGCCTACTATGAGCGGGGGTGAGAAAACCCGCTTGAAAATCGCCTCTGCCCTGGAGCAGAGGCCGGACCTTTTATTTCTGGATGAGCCTACAAGCCATCTTGATCTGCAGGGGATTCAGCAGCTGGAGACCGAACTGAAGAATTTTGATGGAGGCGTTGTGCTAATCTCGCATGACCGGACGTTTCTCGATGAAATCTGTACGAAGATTTTAGAGATTGAAAATACAGTTCCCACATTCTATTCAGGAAACTACTCAGCGTACCGGGAACAAAAAGAGCATGAACGAACCCGCCAATACTTCGAGTACGAGGAATACACGAAAGAGAAGCAGAGACTCCTTGAGGCTGCCCGGGAAAAGACACAGAAAGTAAAAAGTATGAAGAAAAAGCCTAGCCGGATGAGCTATAAAGAAGCCAATCTCGGGAGGGGGCGAGTTAAAAGCAAGCAAGCTGCGATGATGAAGAATGTCAAAGCAATGGAAAAACGGGTAGAACAATTGGACAAAAAGGAAAAGCCGCGTGAGATGGATGCCGTCCAGTTTGATATCCAGCAATTTACCCCTGTGCATGCCAAGCTAGCAATTCAGGTAAAGGACGCTGAAAAAAATATAGAAGATCAGTTATTGTTTGCCGGCATTTCATTTACTGTGAAACCTGGCAGCAGAATCGCTCTTGCAGGCCACAACGGCTGTGGAAAATCAACACTGATCAGCATGATTAAGACGGACCACCCGGCAGTAACCTTATCAAAGGCTCTAAAGATTGGTTATTTCAATCAGCAGCTAAATATATTGAATGAAGAGCTTTCCATCTTGGAGAACATTTCTGAAAACAGCCCGTATACTGAAGAGTTTATTCGGACCATACTTGCACGGCTTTTATTTAAAAGAGAAGATGTTCACAAGAAAGTGAGTGTGCTGAGCGGTGGAGAAAAGGTAAAAACGGCGCTTACGAAGGTTTTCCTTGGAGATTATAATCTTCTTTTGCTTGATGAGCCGACAAACTACCTGGACATTTTTACAAGAGAAGCGCTTGAATCGGTTTTACAAGAATACCCCGGAACGATCGTGTTTGCCACACATGACCGGCAGTTGATGAATGCATTGGCAGATCATGTCCTTGTATTTCAAAATAAAAGTGCTTTGTTTTCTGAAGGAAATTATGACGCCTTTCAGCAGAGAGCCATTACGCCGGAAAATGCCCCATCGATCAATCAGGGGGAACGATTGGCTCTTGAGCTCGAGCTTGCCGATATCATAGGGCGGTTATCCATGCCGAGGAAAGGAGACCAAAAAGAGGCTCTTGAAGCACGCTACAACGAGCTGATATGCAAGAAAAAGCAGGGATCCTAG
- a CDS encoding TIGR00266 family protein: MNNHEIDYKIHGDDMQFVEVELDPSETVVAEAGALMMMEDGISMETIFGDGSSQGSGLMGKLFNAGKRMLTGESLFMTTFTNDASGKKHVSFASPYPGKIIPMDLSEHGGKIICQKDAFLAAAKGVSVGIELQRKLGTGFFGGEGFIMQKLEGDGMAFVHAGGTIHEKTLQPGEVLRVDTGCLVAMTQDVDYSIEMVKGVKTALFGGEGLFFATLRGPGKVWIQSLPFSRLASRVFAAIPQSKDEGSLAKGLFNIFDGD, from the coding sequence ATGAACAATCATGAGATCGATTATAAAATCCATGGAGATGACATGCAGTTTGTTGAGGTGGAGCTTGATCCAAGTGAAACAGTAGTCGCTGAGGCAGGTGCCTTGATGATGATGGAAGACGGGATCAGCATGGAAACCATATTTGGAGACGGATCAAGCCAAGGTTCCGGATTGATGGGCAAGCTGTTTAATGCCGGAAAAAGGATGCTGACAGGGGAAAGCCTGTTTATGACAACCTTTACGAACGATGCTTCAGGCAAAAAACATGTTTCCTTTGCTTCACCTTATCCAGGTAAAATCATTCCGATGGATTTGAGTGAACACGGCGGTAAGATCATTTGCCAGAAGGATGCTTTTTTGGCTGCCGCAAAAGGTGTCTCGGTAGGAATTGAACTCCAGCGAAAACTTGGAACAGGGTTCTTTGGCGGTGAAGGATTCATCATGCAGAAGCTTGAAGGGGACGGTATGGCTTTCGTTCACGCCGGCGGAACCATTCATGAAAAAACGCTTCAGCCTGGAGAAGTGCTGCGAGTGGATACGGGCTGTCTCGTTGCAATGACACAGGACGTGGACTACAGCATCGAGATGGTAAAGGGTGTTAAAACAGCTCTATTCGGCGGTGAAGGGTTATTCTTTGCTACCTTAAGAGGTCCCGGAAAAGTGTGGATTCAGTCCTTGCCGTTCAGCAGACTCGCAAGCAGGGTATTCGCTGCGATTCCTCAGTCCAAAGATGAAGGAAGCCTCGCCAAAGGTCTCTTTAATATTTTTGATGGTGATTGA
- the abc-f gene encoding ribosomal protection-like ABC-F family protein — translation MSILSVENISKSYGDKTLFNEISFTVSEKQRIGIIGVNGTGKSTLLKIIAGMETGDTGGIVHANEFHIEYLPQSPVFEDGVTVLEAVFYGSSPLMQLLREYETAIKKLESEPQNEKFQKQLFSLQQKMDAMDAWDTNTTAKTVLNRLGIASLEQQVSTLSGGQQKRIAIARALIQPADLLILDEPTNHIDNETVEWLEDFLAKYRGALLMVTHDRYFLNRVTNRMIELDEGNLYSYEGNYEMFLEKKAEREEREASSEQKRQNLLRRELAWLRRGAKARTTKQKARIQRAETLQEHSGPAQKGQMEMAIGSARLGKKVMEIEGISKSFGEKTLFTDFSYLMMPDDRLGIIGKNGSGKTTLLNILAGKILPDSGQVETGPTVKLGFYTQNHEEMDENLRVIEYIREAADVIYTKDGHSITASQMLERFLFPPSAQWTYISRLSGGERRRLYLLRVLMGEPNVLFLDEPTNDLDIETLSVLEDYLEHFPGAVVTVSHDRYFLDRTMEHLFALEGNGEVRRFDGDYSAYLEQKRQEDEMASTVKTETPAEVKPKKEKARRLSYKEQKEWETIENVIAELEEKHEEIESQIASAGSDFGKIDGLFREQQEVADKLEEAMNRWEELSEIVEEIERNK, via the coding sequence ATGAGTATACTATCGGTTGAAAATATATCAAAAAGCTATGGGGACAAAACCCTTTTTAATGAGATATCCTTTACGGTCAGCGAAAAACAAAGAATCGGTATCATTGGAGTCAACGGAACAGGGAAATCAACTCTTCTTAAAATAATTGCGGGAATGGAAACAGGAGATACGGGAGGAATTGTTCACGCCAATGAATTTCATATCGAATACCTGCCGCAGTCTCCGGTCTTTGAAGACGGAGTAACGGTACTTGAAGCTGTTTTTTATGGAAGTTCTCCGTTAATGCAGCTGCTTAGGGAATATGAAACGGCGATTAAAAAGCTGGAAAGCGAACCGCAAAACGAAAAATTCCAAAAGCAGCTGTTTTCTCTTCAGCAGAAGATGGATGCAATGGATGCATGGGACACGAATACAACAGCAAAAACGGTCCTCAACAGGCTTGGAATTGCCTCTTTGGAGCAACAGGTGAGCACCCTTTCAGGTGGCCAGCAAAAACGGATAGCCATTGCACGGGCGCTCATTCAGCCTGCCGATCTGCTGATTTTGGATGAGCCGACCAACCATATTGATAATGAAACGGTAGAGTGGCTGGAGGATTTCCTTGCCAAATATCGTGGCGCTCTGCTGATGGTGACACATGACCGCTACTTTTTGAACCGGGTAACGAACCGCATGATCGAGCTCGATGAAGGAAACCTTTACAGCTATGAAGGAAACTATGAAATGTTTCTGGAGAAAAAAGCAGAGCGAGAGGAGCGGGAAGCTTCCTCGGAACAGAAAAGGCAGAACCTGCTTCGCCGTGAGCTGGCTTGGCTGAGAAGAGGAGCGAAAGCAAGGACGACGAAACAAAAAGCAAGAATTCAACGTGCGGAAACTCTTCAGGAGCATTCGGGCCCTGCACAGAAGGGCCAGATGGAAATGGCTATAGGCTCAGCCAGGCTTGGCAAAAAAGTCATGGAGATTGAAGGAATCTCTAAATCGTTCGGAGAGAAAACTCTCTTTACTGATTTCAGCTATCTTATGATGCCTGATGACAGGCTTGGAATCATCGGTAAGAACGGTAGCGGGAAAACAACACTGTTGAACATCCTGGCCGGCAAGATTCTTCCGGATTCGGGCCAAGTTGAAACCGGCCCCACGGTTAAACTGGGATTCTATACGCAAAACCATGAAGAAATGGATGAGAACTTAAGAGTGATTGAGTATATTCGTGAAGCAGCGGACGTCATTTATACGAAGGACGGGCATTCGATTACCGCTTCGCAGATGCTCGAACGTTTCCTTTTTCCGCCGAGCGCCCAGTGGACATACATCTCCCGATTGTCGGGAGGGGAAAGAAGGCGCCTCTATTTGCTGCGTGTTCTAATGGGTGAACCGAATGTTCTGTTTCTGGATGAGCCGACGAATGACCTGGATATTGAAACATTATCCGTATTAGAGGATTATCTGGAGCACTTCCCTGGAGCTGTTGTCACTGTATCACATGACCGTTATTTCCTTGACCGTACGATGGAACATCTTTTTGCGCTTGAGGGCAACGGGGAAGTCAGACGATTTGATGGAGATTATTCAGCTTATCTCGAACAGAAGAGACAAGAGGACGAAATGGCCTCCACTGTAAAAACAGAGACTCCAGCAGAAGTTAAACCGAAAAAAGAAAAAGCACGCCGGCTCTCCTATAAAGAACAAAAAGAATGGGAGACCATCGAGAACGTCATTGCTGAATTAGAAGAGAAACACGAAGAAATCGAATCTCAGATTGCTTCAGCAGGAAGCGATTTCGGCAAGATTGATGGTTTGTTCCGTGAGCAGCAGGAAGTTGCGGATAAGCTGGAAGAAGCGATGAACCGGTGGGAAGAGCTTTCAGAGATTGTAGAAGAAATCGAACGAAATAAATAA
- a CDS encoding Mpo1-like protein, with product MAAKSFVEKYKEDHQHPMNKLTHTIGIPMIVVSLPLFFWMWKTALALFILGWVLQFIGHLFEGKKPSFLSNPVYLLVGPVWYVKNILTGKAFKKEQTEKPHL from the coding sequence ATGGCTGCAAAATCTTTCGTTGAAAAGTATAAAGAAGATCATCAGCATCCCATGAATAAACTTACACACACCATCGGTATACCAATGATCGTTGTTTCGCTTCCACTTTTTTTCTGGATGTGGAAAACAGCGCTCGCTTTATTTATCCTCGGCTGGGTGCTTCAATTTATCGGACACCTCTTTGAGGGCAAAAAACCCTCTTTTCTCAGCAACCCTGTCTATCTTCTTGTCGGGCCGGTCTGGTACGTTAAAAATATTCTTACAGGAAAAGCCTTTAAAAAAGAGCAAACAGAAAAACCGCACCTGTAA